TGAACATTGGTATGCATGACATTCTCCACATCCCAGTATTTCCATCATCCCTAAATAAGAAGatgaaaataaaacaaaaatctcCTCTAAGAGAAGATACAAATTGCATGAAGAAAAAGCAGTTATTGATCAAAAGAAGTATGAATGAATCGATGTTAGGGAAATACCTTGGCAGCACCAGTGCTGCTAGGAATGATGTTAAAGCTGGCAGCTCGTCCACCCCTCCAGTCCTTGCTGGATGGCCCATCAACAGTCTTCTGAGTAGCTGAAGCACAGAAAATGGACTCGTATCAAATTACAGCCATTGAAATAATGCAACCCAATTAAAAAATCAAGCATATATTTCCAGCAATATATACCAGTGATGGAATGCACTGTGGTCATCAAACCCTCAATGATGCCAAATTTATCATTGATGACCTATCACAATTCAACATCCAACATAATCAGCCGTTTGTCATTGCATACTACGAGTAGATGACAAAAACATAAAACCATAAAGGCAGAATATTACCTTGGCCAGAGGAGCTAGACAGTTTGTGGTGCAGCTAGCATTGGAGACGATATCAATGTCAGACTTGTATTCATGCTCGTTCACACCCACCACAAACATAGGAGCATCTTTGCTAGGAGCAGAGATGATGACCTTCTTGGCACCACCCTGATGTTTAACAAGATTTGTCCAACAAGAAAGATCAGCTGAATCTAATGCTTTTCATTATGAATCATTAAGAAAAAGCAtaaacgcaaaaaaaaaaaatgtattttGACTTTTTCCTCTTGAACATGAAGCAGAAGAATAAAAATCTAGGCACAAGAAATATTCATATGTTGATGGCATTTTTCTTTTGTATGGTGTTTACGGGTTGTCAAAGGGCATTTTGACAAGTCCGGTCATACTcagaaaaaatatttaacaaaTATCTCGACAATAAACAGTAAATTCACAACCTAGGATCTCAACTAAACACCAAAACCTTGCAGAGAGCGCTCATAGACAAACACAAACCATAAACGCCATATTAAACAACTAGATGTTATATATCTGGATCCTATTTGAACATGCAGAAGAAATCAACCATCCAGAAAGGATCTTAACATACAAGAACAATCAAACCTATTTTGATCTATTGCTAGCATAGTCAAATAATATAACCCAACTAGATAAAACTGATTCAAATGATAAGTACCTTCAGGTGAGCAGAAGCCTTCTCCTTGTCAGTAAAGACACCAGTAGACTCCACAACATACTCTGCACCAGTTTCACCCCATGGGATCTCCTCAGGGTTCCTACACAAAAGCAGCAGTTACAGCTACTCCTATTGCCAGACCAAATCAACAATGAAcatacaaatagatttattaaaaaaaaaaaatcatcagaaAGGGCAGTAGAGATCAGCCTACCTAATGCCAAAGACAGTGACTTGCTTCTCGCCAAAGAGAAGGGTCTTCGAGTCCTTAACCTTGATATCGTGGTGCTTCCACTTCCCATGCACGGTATCATACTTAAACATGTACGTCTGTAGTTCATGATCCAAAAAAacacacaccaaaaaaaaaaaaaaaggttcattAGATACAAAATTAGACGCCGCAACACAAACACAAACGGATTTTTTGTGTGGTGTGTGGTGGTGTGTGATGCTGCAACACAAACACAAACGGATTTGTGTGCGCGAGCGCGCGC
The DNA window shown above is from Elaeis guineensis isolate ETL-2024a chromosome 8, EG11, whole genome shotgun sequence and carries:
- the LOC105036331 gene encoding glyceraldehyde-3-phosphate dehydrogenase, cytosolic isoform X2, yielding MGEKKIKIGINGFGRIGRLVARVALQSSDIELVAVNDPFISTDYMTYMFKYDTVHGKWKHHDIKVKDSKTLLFGEKQVTVFGIRNPEEIPWGETGAEYVVESTGVFTDKEKASAHLKGGAKKVIISAPSKDAPMFVVGVNEHEYKSDIDIVSNASCTTNCLAPLAKVINDKFGIIEGLMTTVHSITATQKTVDGPSSKDWRGGRAASFNIIPSSTGAAKAVGKVLPALNGKLTGMAFRVPTVDVSVVDLTVRIEKSATYADIKAAIKEESEGRLKGILGYTEDDLVSTDFIGDSRSSIFDAKAGIALNDHFVKMVAWYDNEWGYSSRVVDLIRAMDSKK
- the LOC105036331 gene encoding glyceraldehyde-3-phosphate dehydrogenase, cytosolic isoform X1, translating into MAGEKKIKIGINGFGRIGRLVARVALQSSDIELVAVNDPFISTDYMTYMFKYDTVHGKWKHHDIKVKDSKTLLFGEKQVTVFGIRNPEEIPWGETGAEYVVESTGVFTDKEKASAHLKGGAKKVIISAPSKDAPMFVVGVNEHEYKSDIDIVSNASCTTNCLAPLAKVINDKFGIIEGLMTTVHSITATQKTVDGPSSKDWRGGRAASFNIIPSSTGAAKAVGKVLPALNGKLTGMAFRVPTVDVSVVDLTVRIEKSATYADIKAAIKEESEGRLKGILGYTEDDLVSTDFIGDSRSSIFDAKAGIALNDHFVKMVAWYDNEWGYSSRVVDLIRAMDSKK